In one Verrucomicrobiales bacterium genomic region, the following are encoded:
- a CDS encoding VOC family protein, with protein sequence MKDQVPKNVICLWFNHDAEEAASFYAATFPDSHVSRVCHAPSDYPAGKAGQVLTVEFTVLGIPCLGLNGGPAFAHSEAFSFQVATDSQEETDRYWNAIVRNGGQESACGWCKDRWGVSWQITPRVLTRAMAAGGAEAKRAFEAMMGMKKIDIATIEAARRG encoded by the coding sequence ATGAAAGACCAGGTTCCCAAGAACGTCATCTGCCTCTGGTTTAATCACGACGCTGAGGAGGCCGCGAGTTTCTACGCAGCCACCTTCCCAGACAGCCATGTCAGCAGAGTGTGCCACGCACCCTCCGACTACCCCGCCGGGAAGGCAGGCCAAGTGCTTACGGTGGAGTTCACCGTGCTCGGCATTCCCTGTTTGGGACTCAATGGCGGTCCGGCCTTTGCCCACAGCGAGGCCTTCTCGTTTCAGGTGGCCACCGACTCTCAAGAGGAGACCGACCGCTACTGGAATGCCATTGTCCGCAACGGTGGTCAGGAGAGCGCCTGTGGATGGTGCAAGGACCGGTGGGGGGTGTCCTGGCAGATCACCCCGCGAGTGCTCACGCGAGCGATGGCCGCCGGAGGCGCTGAAGCCAAGCGCGCGTTCGAGGCGATGATGGGCATGAAGAAGATCGATATAGCCACGATCGAAGCAGCCCGGCGTGGATGA
- a CDS encoding ABC transporter ATP-binding protein — protein MANIGCAILSLGFALSYPRLMRIIVDDVIANARQDLFVPVILALFGAFVLREVFNSLRIRVNNVFEQNVIFDMRRDLYHRLQRLPVSYYDQRSSGDLMTRVIEDVNSVERVLIDGTEQGTVALLSIGVVLALLFGSNASLAWMALVPLPILASGALWYTLTAHKRYRAQRQASSAMNALLMDSLSGIRQIKAFGRQDHEDARFAARADDLRQGTLGVMRAWSYYSPAMALAASLGTGLVLWVGGRQVMAGTLTMGKLLEFVFYLALFYDPIGKLHGLNQMLQAARAAGERVFDIFDAPTERADRTAKLVEPIRGEIVYENVQFSYGPDRTVLKGVSLEVRPGQMIALVGPTGAGKSTLVNLLPGFYEATGGRIRIDGQDIASVSLSSLRRHISVVSQEPFLFNGTVRENILYGRLEASPEEVEAAAKAANCHDFITRLPDGYDSRVGERGVKLSVGEKQRVSIARALLKNSPILILDEATASVDTATERLIQEALARLLRGRTSFVIAHRLSTIREADQILVLKQGEIVERGTHDQLVAEGGLYAKLARIQNTTFIEEGFAKIGEEGA, from the coding sequence ATGGCCAATATCGGGTGCGCCATCCTTTCGCTGGGCTTCGCCCTGTCCTACCCGCGGTTGATGCGGATCATCGTGGATGATGTCATCGCGAACGCGCGGCAGGACCTGTTCGTTCCGGTGATTCTGGCGCTTTTCGGCGCATTCGTCCTGCGGGAGGTCTTCAACAGCCTGCGCATTCGTGTGAACAATGTGTTTGAGCAGAACGTGATCTTCGACATGCGCCGGGATCTTTATCATCGGCTCCAACGGCTGCCGGTCAGTTACTACGATCAGCGGTCGTCGGGGGATCTGATGACACGGGTGATTGAAGATGTGAATTCGGTCGAGCGTGTTCTGATCGATGGGACGGAGCAGGGGACCGTCGCCCTCCTGAGCATCGGGGTCGTTCTGGCGTTGCTTTTCGGCTCCAACGCATCTCTGGCCTGGATGGCCCTGGTGCCGCTGCCGATATTGGCGTCCGGTGCCTTGTGGTACACCCTAACGGCCCACAAACGGTATCGGGCCCAGCGGCAAGCTTCGAGCGCGATGAACGCGTTACTGATGGACAGCCTCTCGGGCATTCGTCAGATCAAGGCCTTCGGCCGGCAAGATCACGAGGATGCACGTTTTGCCGCCCGGGCGGACGATCTGCGCCAGGGGACCCTTGGAGTGATGCGCGCCTGGTCCTACTACTCTCCCGCCATGGCATTGGCGGCTTCCTTAGGCACTGGGTTGGTTCTTTGGGTGGGTGGTCGGCAAGTGATGGCGGGGACCTTGACCATGGGCAAGTTGCTGGAATTCGTTTTCTACCTGGCTCTGTTCTATGACCCCATCGGGAAGCTGCACGGGTTGAACCAGATGCTTCAGGCGGCCCGAGCCGCGGGAGAACGCGTTTTCGACATCTTCGACGCGCCGACCGAACGCGCGGATCGCACCGCAAAATTGGTCGAGCCGATCCGCGGCGAGATCGTGTATGAGAACGTCCAGTTCTCTTACGGTCCGGATCGGACCGTTCTTAAAGGAGTTTCCTTGGAAGTTCGACCGGGACAAATGATTGCCCTCGTGGGGCCGACAGGGGCGGGTAAGTCGACCTTGGTCAATCTGCTTCCAGGTTTCTATGAAGCCACGGGTGGGCGGATTCGTATCGATGGTCAGGATATCGCCTCGGTGTCGCTGTCCTCGCTGCGCAGACACATCAGCGTAGTTAGTCAGGAGCCGTTCTTGTTCAACGGCACCGTTCGTGAGAACATTCTATATGGTCGGCTCGAAGCTTCGCCGGAGGAGGTGGAGGCGGCGGCCAAGGCGGCCAACTGCCACGACTTTATCACCCGTCTTCCGGATGGCTACGATTCTCGGGTCGGGGAGCGGGGAGTCAAACTGAGCGTCGGTGAGAAGCAGCGAGTCAGCATTGCCCGGGCTCTGCTGAAGAACTCTCCCATTCTGATTCTCGACGAAGCGACGGCGAGCGTCGACACCGCCACCGAACGGCTGATTCAGGAGGCGCTCGCTCGATTGCTGCGAGGCCGGACGAGCTTTGTGATCGCCCATCGGCTCAGCACCATTCGGGAGGCCGATCAGATTCTGGTTCTGAAGCAAGGGGAGATCGTCGAGCGCGGCACGCACGACCAACTGGTGGCCGAAGGTGGCCTGTATGCCAAGCTGGCGCGGATCCAGAACACGACCTTTATCGAAGAAGGCTTCGCCAAAATCGGGGAAGAGGGTGCGTGA
- a CDS encoding carbonic anhydrase translates to MQNLIEGVHRFRETEFGKHRELFQRLAREGQNPHTLFITCSDSRVLAELITQSQPGDLFVVKNVGNIVPPSNTTGSTNSTAAAIEFAIESLGVSDVVVCGHSQCGAVRALMDGLPPGASHTLPHLEGWLSVASSVRDTVMKNYSHLKLPEDRLRAAEEENVLFALENLHTYPCVARRLEEGRLHLHGWFFKIDNAELFAYDPKLGQFDPLTRAVPMAQPSSILG, encoded by the coding sequence GTGCAAAACTTGATTGAAGGCGTTCACCGGTTTCGGGAGACCGAATTCGGCAAGCACAGAGAACTGTTTCAGCGGCTGGCTCGAGAAGGCCAGAATCCGCACACGCTCTTCATCACCTGCAGCGATTCCCGCGTGCTGGCGGAATTGATCACCCAGAGCCAGCCGGGAGACCTGTTCGTCGTGAAGAATGTCGGAAATATTGTCCCGCCCTCGAACACGACCGGCAGCACCAACTCCACGGCTGCGGCCATCGAGTTCGCCATCGAGTCGCTCGGCGTCAGCGACGTTGTGGTTTGCGGTCATTCCCAATGTGGCGCCGTCCGGGCGCTCATGGATGGCCTACCGCCGGGAGCCAGCCACACGCTGCCGCATCTCGAAGGGTGGCTCTCGGTCGCCAGTTCGGTGCGCGACACGGTCATGAAGAACTATTCCCATCTCAAGCTCCCCGAGGATCGCCTGCGCGCCGCCGAGGAGGAGAATGTGCTTTTCGCCCTGGAGAACCTGCACACGTACCCCTGCGTCGCCCGCCGGCTGGAGGAGGGAAGACTGCACCTGCACGGATGGTTCTTTAAAATCGACAATGCGGAGCTGTTTGCCTACGACCCCAAGCTAGGACAGTTTGACCCGCTCACCCGCGCAGTGCCCATGGCGCAACCCAGTAGCATACTAGGCTGA
- a CDS encoding SLC13 family permease: MSSLSTENTLSRQTLLVLVGGVLLFVVAGFAAGALGLTTKAAWSAATVLLMAFWWIVQPIPLWATALLPLLLFPMAGLNFRAILGAYFDPVNFLFLGGMLIAACMEQWFLHRRLALGIVSFLGVSPRRIVLGFMLATGFITLWISNTATALLMYPIGLAVLQKFAEQRGADDPDIRRFGAALMLGIAYAASIGGVGTKIGTGPNLILVKQYAAANLGEISFLTWLKIGLPIVILYLPLVWLYLVRVAEPISARDFPGGREAINQARSQQGAMSRGEWVSLCGFLLAAFLWTFRQEMDLGFLRIPGWSAQIPWTWKGVLGDLHATLPAPVVKLLSPSGAESQIALLIGVGLMLVPIRLRPVEFALSRRSARGIAWSMLLVLGGGFAMAEGIQGSGLSDLIAGGLKQLPTIHPLLVLFLVCLLTTALSEVASNVATVSIMLPLVTAMASGLGIHPGSLMFAATLAASFGFMLPAGTPPNAVVFASGYLTVPQMARNGLLVDLGGAALISLVCYWVAPWALRG; this comes from the coding sequence ATGTCCTCGCTAAGCACTGAGAACACTCTGAGTCGGCAGACCCTTTTGGTTCTGGTGGGCGGGGTGCTCTTGTTCGTGGTGGCGGGTTTCGCGGCCGGCGCGCTTGGCCTGACTACGAAAGCTGCCTGGTCCGCCGCCACGGTGCTGCTCATGGCATTTTGGTGGATCGTGCAGCCCATACCATTGTGGGCCACGGCACTGCTGCCACTGTTGCTGTTTCCCATGGCCGGGCTGAACTTTCGAGCGATTCTAGGTGCCTATTTCGATCCGGTTAACTTTCTATTTCTAGGAGGCATGTTGATTGCCGCCTGCATGGAACAGTGGTTCCTGCACCGCCGCCTAGCCTTGGGCATCGTCTCTTTTCTAGGGGTGAGCCCCCGCCGGATTGTCCTAGGCTTCATGCTCGCCACGGGATTCATCACGCTTTGGATCTCCAACACCGCCACGGCCTTGCTCATGTACCCGATCGGGCTTGCAGTCTTGCAGAAGTTTGCCGAACAGCGGGGGGCTGACGATCCAGATATCCGCCGCTTTGGTGCCGCCCTGATGCTCGGGATTGCCTACGCTGCCAGCATCGGGGGCGTCGGGACCAAGATCGGCACCGGCCCGAACCTGATCCTGGTCAAACAGTATGCTGCCGCCAACCTCGGGGAGATCTCGTTCCTCACCTGGCTCAAGATCGGATTGCCGATTGTCATCCTCTATCTGCCCTTGGTGTGGTTGTATCTGGTGCGCGTCGCGGAACCCATCTCGGCCCGCGATTTTCCTGGGGGACGCGAAGCGATCAACCAAGCTCGTTCTCAGCAAGGGGCGATGTCGCGGGGCGAATGGGTGTCGCTGTGTGGTTTCCTGTTGGCGGCCTTTCTCTGGACCTTCCGTCAGGAAATGGATCTCGGGTTTTTGCGCATTCCCGGTTGGTCCGCGCAGATTCCATGGACTTGGAAGGGGGTGCTGGGGGATCTCCATGCGACCCTGCCGGCCCCGGTCGTGAAACTCCTTTCTCCCTCCGGGGCTGAATCCCAGATTGCCCTGCTGATAGGGGTTGGTCTGATGCTGGTGCCGATTCGGCTGCGGCCGGTCGAGTTTGCCTTGAGCCGCCGGTCGGCACGAGGGATCGCCTGGTCCATGCTTTTGGTTCTCGGCGGTGGATTTGCCATGGCGGAAGGAATCCAGGGCAGCGGCCTATCGGATCTCATCGCGGGCGGACTGAAACAGCTGCCGACCATCCATCCCTTGCTGGTCCTCTTTTTAGTCTGTCTCCTGACCACCGCGTTAAGCGAGGTGGCGTCCAACGTGGCCACCGTGAGCATCATGCTTCCGCTGGTCACCGCCATGGCGTCGGGACTGGGCATTCATCCCGGCAGCCTGATGTTTGCGGCGACGCTCGCGGCGTCTTTTGGATTCATGCTCCCCGCCGGCACTCCCCCGAACGCCGTCGTATTTGCCAGCGGCTACCTGACCGTGCCCCAGATGGCCCGGAACGGATTGTTGGTCGATTTGGGGGGCGCTGCCCTCATCAGCCTAGTATGCTACTGGGTTGCGCCATGGGCACTGCGCGGGTGA
- a CDS encoding homoserine dehydrogenase, whose product MRRVNIGLIGAGTVGGGVFQALQRNRSLLASRLGVSLEVRRIAVRDVKRARRVKLPARLLTQDWKTVVNDPEIDLVVELMGGTTTARTVVLEALRRGKPVITANKALLSAHGEELFRVAQEHGGNLYYEASVAGGIPIIKVLRESMIGNRIARLYGIVNGTCNYILTRMKREGADFSAVLADAQRLGYAEAEPSLDVDGHDAAHKVGILASLAHGFWVKPGEIYTEGIRGITKLDIEFAARLGYTIKLLGIVKTVGKRTPSRNLVQVSVYPALVPDGHVMASVNDVFNAVFLRGDIVGDTLYYGRGAGQDATASSVLSDIGDAALDLKHGSPRRIPAFTPCEGGGQVQPIDDAVSRYYLRLDVTDRPGVLARIAAILGQARIGISSVMQPEGHGGRSVPLILMIHDATNASMRQALQAIGRLPVIKSKPTMIRVETFE is encoded by the coding sequence ATGCGGCGGGTAAATATAGGCCTTATCGGAGCCGGGACAGTGGGCGGAGGGGTGTTCCAAGCACTCCAGAGAAACCGTTCCCTGCTCGCCAGTCGCCTGGGGGTATCCCTGGAAGTGCGTCGGATCGCCGTGCGCGATGTTAAACGGGCGCGGCGAGTGAAGCTTCCGGCGCGGCTGCTGACCCAGGACTGGAAAACGGTGGTGAACGATCCAGAGATCGATCTCGTGGTCGAATTGATGGGCGGAACCACCACCGCACGAACCGTGGTGCTCGAGGCGCTCCGCCGTGGCAAACCGGTCATCACTGCCAACAAGGCCTTACTTTCCGCTCACGGTGAGGAACTGTTCCGGGTCGCCCAAGAGCACGGTGGCAACCTGTATTACGAGGCGAGTGTTGCTGGCGGGATCCCCATCATCAAAGTTCTCCGGGAGTCCATGATCGGCAATCGCATCGCCCGGCTCTACGGCATCGTCAACGGGACCTGCAATTACATCCTCACGCGCATGAAGCGTGAAGGCGCGGACTTTTCAGCCGTTTTGGCGGATGCTCAGCGCTTGGGCTATGCCGAGGCGGAGCCTTCCCTGGACGTTGATGGACATGACGCGGCGCACAAGGTCGGAATCCTGGCTTCCTTGGCCCATGGGTTTTGGGTCAAGCCGGGCGAGATCTACACCGAGGGAATTCGAGGAATCACGAAGCTCGATATCGAGTTCGCGGCGAGGCTGGGATACACCATCAAGCTCCTCGGCATCGTCAAAACCGTCGGCAAACGCACTCCGAGCCGCAATTTGGTTCAAGTCTCGGTCTACCCGGCCCTGGTTCCCGACGGTCATGTCATGGCCAGCGTGAACGACGTGTTTAACGCGGTGTTCCTGCGTGGAGACATCGTGGGAGATACGCTGTACTACGGACGTGGTGCCGGGCAGGATGCCACGGCTAGCTCGGTGCTCAGCGACATCGGCGACGCCGCACTGGACCTGAAGCACGGCTCCCCTCGCCGCATCCCGGCCTTCACTCCCTGCGAGGGAGGCGGTCAGGTGCAGCCGATTGATGACGCTGTTTCTCGTTACTATCTCCGCCTCGATGTCACTGACCGACCTGGGGTGCTGGCACGCATCGCGGCCATTCTCGGCCAGGCGCGGATCGGCATCTCTTCCGTGATGCAGCCGGAGGGACACGGGGGACGGAGCGTGCCGCTGATTCTCATGATCCACGACGCCACCAACGCCTCCATGCGACAGGCGCTGCAGGCCATCGGCCGCTTGCCCGTCATCAAATCCAAGCCCACGATGATCCGAGTCGAAACCTTTGAGTGA
- a CDS encoding threonine synthase yields the protein MSVSSFTSWPGVIQRYAQYLPVTSATPVVTLLEGNTPLIRVPNFVEAIGGSFELYLKYEGLNPTCSFKDRGMTLAVSKAKERGAEVVVCASTGNTSASAAAYAARAKMKCVVLLPNGKIALGKLAQALMYGATTIAIEGNFDQALQIVRELGETGKVEVVNSINPVRIEGQKTAAFEICDALGDAPDFHFLPVGNAGNITAYWRGYQEYQTAGKSDTLPRMFGWQAAGAAPIVDGHPIENPHTVATAIRIGNPASWQGALNAVQQSEGQIDKVTDEEILHAYKLLARTEGVFVEPACAAPLAGLIKAVQRNQIPEGSLIAATMTGHGLKDPDTAIDTAGFQPTVVPPTREAVMKVMGL from the coding sequence ATGTCAGTCTCCTCCTTTACTTCCTGGCCCGGCGTGATTCAACGTTACGCGCAATATCTCCCCGTCACCTCGGCAACTCCAGTGGTCACGCTTCTGGAAGGCAACACCCCGTTGATCCGTGTCCCAAACTTTGTGGAGGCGATCGGAGGGAGCTTTGAGCTTTATCTGAAATACGAAGGCTTGAATCCTACCTGCTCGTTTAAGGACCGGGGCATGACCCTCGCTGTGTCCAAGGCCAAGGAGCGGGGAGCCGAGGTCGTGGTCTGCGCCAGCACCGGCAACACCAGCGCCAGCGCGGCAGCCTACGCAGCGCGCGCCAAGATGAAATGCGTGGTGCTTCTTCCCAACGGCAAGATCGCGCTGGGCAAGCTGGCGCAGGCGCTGATGTACGGAGCCACCACCATCGCTATCGAGGGCAATTTCGACCAGGCCCTGCAGATCGTCCGGGAGTTGGGCGAAACTGGCAAGGTCGAGGTGGTGAACAGCATCAATCCGGTTCGCATCGAGGGACAGAAAACCGCGGCGTTTGAAATCTGCGATGCGTTGGGCGACGCCCCCGACTTTCATTTCCTGCCCGTCGGCAATGCCGGCAATATCACGGCGTACTGGCGCGGCTATCAGGAATACCAAACCGCCGGTAAGAGCGACACACTACCGCGCATGTTCGGCTGGCAGGCGGCCGGCGCCGCTCCGATTGTGGATGGTCATCCGATCGAAAATCCGCACACCGTGGCCACCGCGATCCGCATCGGGAATCCCGCCAGTTGGCAGGGGGCCCTGAATGCCGTCCAGCAGAGCGAAGGGCAGATCGACAAGGTGACGGACGAGGAAATTCTGCACGCTTACAAGCTGCTGGCGCGCACCGAGGGCGTTTTTGTGGAACCCGCCTGTGCTGCGCCGCTCGCCGGCTTGATCAAGGCTGTGCAGCGCAACCAGATTCCTGAGGGAAGTCTGATCGCCGCCACCATGACCGGGCATGGACTCAAAGATCCCGACACGGCGATCGATACCGCCGGCTTCCAGCCGACCGTGGTCCCGCCCACCCGCGAAGCCGTGATGAAAGTGATGGGGCTATAG
- a CDS encoding adenylosuccinate lyase, translating to MIHRYSRPAMREIWTEQRKLEIWLQIELLASQILVKEGVVPAKDFKIMQSRAAFELERCKELEKTLNHDVIAFTTCVAEHINDPASRWLHFGLTSSDIVDTAFAVQLTQSADLLIEDAKQLRQVIARRAKEHQFTPCIGRSHGIHAEPTTFGLKLALMYDEFGRALERLERVRKVVAVGKISGAVGTSAHLSPRVEKFICQNLGLRPAPIATQVVQRDIHAEFMNALALIGASMERWATEFRHLQRTEVLEAEEYFAKGQKGSSAMPHKRNPITFERLTGLARVLRGNAIAALENVALWHERDISHSSVERIIFPDSCTLLDYMFSLMTRMIDGLIVYPENMKRNLGLSLGMWNSQTVLLALIRKGLTREQAYELVQRNAMQTWQSKHAGDAKADFLTQLLSDPEVGRHFAKGELQKLCSVDFHFKQVKTRFKQVGL from the coding sequence ATGATTCATCGCTACTCTCGTCCCGCGATGCGGGAAATTTGGACCGAACAGCGGAAGCTTGAGATCTGGCTGCAGATCGAGTTGCTTGCCAGTCAGATTCTGGTGAAGGAAGGGGTTGTACCCGCCAAGGATTTCAAGATCATGCAGAGTCGCGCCGCCTTCGAGCTGGAGCGATGCAAGGAGCTGGAGAAGACGCTGAACCATGATGTCATTGCCTTCACCACCTGCGTGGCAGAGCACATCAATGATCCCGCCAGCCGCTGGCTTCATTTCGGGCTTACCAGCAGCGACATCGTTGACACGGCTTTCGCGGTCCAGCTGACGCAAAGCGCGGACCTGCTGATCGAGGATGCCAAACAGCTTCGGCAGGTGATTGCGCGACGCGCCAAGGAACACCAGTTCACGCCGTGCATTGGTCGGAGCCATGGCATTCATGCGGAACCCACCACCTTTGGTCTGAAGCTGGCTCTGATGTATGACGAATTTGGCCGAGCCCTGGAACGGCTGGAGCGCGTCCGGAAAGTGGTAGCGGTGGGCAAGATCAGCGGTGCGGTCGGAACCAGCGCGCATCTTTCGCCGCGGGTGGAAAAGTTTATCTGTCAGAACCTCGGACTGCGACCAGCCCCGATCGCCACCCAGGTCGTCCAGCGTGACATCCATGCCGAGTTTATGAACGCCCTGGCGCTGATCGGGGCTAGCATGGAGCGATGGGCCACCGAGTTTCGTCACCTGCAGCGGACGGAGGTGCTCGAGGCTGAGGAGTACTTTGCCAAGGGGCAAAAAGGCTCGAGCGCGATGCCTCATAAGCGAAACCCGATTACCTTCGAGCGGCTCACCGGCCTGGCCCGAGTGCTCCGCGGAAATGCCATAGCTGCCTTGGAGAACGTTGCGTTGTGGCACGAGCGTGACATCAGCCATAGCTCGGTCGAGAGAATCATCTTCCCGGACTCTTGCACCCTGCTGGATTACATGTTCTCCCTGATGACCCGCATGATCGACGGGCTCATTGTGTATCCTGAGAACATGAAGCGAAATCTCGGGCTTTCGCTGGGCATGTGGAACTCACAGACGGTGTTGCTGGCATTGATTCGGAAAGGTCTCACCCGCGAACAGGCCTACGAGTTGGTCCAGCGGAACGCCATGCAGACCTGGCAGTCCAAGCATGCGGGGGATGCCAAGGCCGATTTTCTCACCCAGCTGCTCTCCGACCCTGAGGTGGGTCGCCATTTTGCGAAAGGCGAGCTCCAAAAATTGTGCTCGGTGGACTTCCACTTCAAGCAGGTAAAAACCCGCTTTAAGCAGGTCGGGCTCTAG
- the flgK gene encoding flagellar hook-associated protein FlgK, whose protein sequence is MNGLGLIATLNMGTRSLQTQQMGVEVAGHNLSNINNPNYSRQRVEIETSVYVDTPIGPQGTGASVVAIRQLRDQLLDDQITAETSLSGSLTGQQRALQYAQANLGQQIDRQASGANAADTATSLAGQFGLAEGISTLFNSFQSVASSPRDATERTVLLENAKSLASKFNQTDTRLANLTTSLNQSLASDADEANLLLSEIAQLTDEIENAENRTAGAANDLRDKRQGKLEELAKFVNINVSRDSAGVLSIAVGSTTLVSGKTLQDTLETYDAGGGQMLVRTAGSHTALNVTGGTMGGTIEARDGALATLKQDINSLATLMISEINTVHAAGFSLTGTTGANFFTGTDAGDIAVNTSLMGNPQLVQASSSASAQGNNQVALQLAQIADKKHASLSGQTFSQNFNGIVADLGQALANVNGQKETQEVVESMLLRQRDSLMGVSVDEEMTDLIKYQKAYQASAKIITTVDEMMETIINLKR, encoded by the coding sequence ATGAACGGACTTGGACTCATCGCGACGCTGAACATGGGGACCCGCTCGCTGCAGACGCAGCAGATGGGCGTGGAGGTGGCGGGGCACAACCTCTCCAATATCAACAACCCCAACTACAGCCGGCAGCGTGTTGAGATTGAGACATCCGTCTATGTGGACACTCCGATTGGCCCGCAGGGAACTGGGGCCTCGGTGGTGGCAATTCGCCAGCTCCGGGATCAGCTGCTCGACGATCAGATCACGGCCGAGACGAGTCTGAGCGGCTCTCTCACCGGCCAGCAGCGCGCGTTGCAGTACGCCCAGGCCAACCTGGGCCAGCAAATCGATCGTCAAGCCTCGGGAGCGAACGCGGCTGACACGGCCACCTCCCTGGCCGGCCAGTTCGGACTCGCCGAAGGCATCAGCACTCTTTTCAACAGCTTTCAGAGCGTCGCGAGCAGCCCGCGCGATGCCACCGAACGGACTGTTCTGCTGGAGAACGCCAAATCACTGGCGAGCAAGTTCAATCAGACCGACACGCGACTCGCAAACCTGACGACCAGCCTGAACCAGTCGTTGGCATCGGATGCGGATGAGGCCAACCTGTTGCTGAGCGAAATTGCGCAACTGACCGACGAGATTGAGAACGCCGAGAACCGAACGGCCGGGGCGGCGAACGACCTGCGTGACAAGCGTCAGGGAAAACTTGAGGAGCTGGCCAAGTTCGTAAATATCAATGTCAGCCGTGATTCGGCTGGCGTGCTCAGCATCGCGGTCGGGTCCACCACATTGGTTTCCGGCAAGACCCTGCAGGACACCTTGGAGACCTACGATGCGGGCGGCGGTCAGATGCTGGTTCGCACCGCAGGATCGCACACCGCGCTCAACGTCACCGGGGGCACGATGGGGGGAACCATTGAAGCCCGCGATGGAGCTCTCGCCACCTTAAAGCAGGACATCAACTCCCTGGCGACGCTGATGATCAGCGAGATCAACACCGTTCACGCTGCCGGGTTCAGCCTGACCGGCACCACGGGCGCCAATTTTTTCACTGGAACGGATGCCGGGGACATCGCGGTCAACACCTCGTTGATGGGCAATCCTCAGCTCGTTCAGGCCAGCTCCAGCGCTTCAGCGCAGGGTAACAATCAGGTGGCGCTGCAACTGGCGCAAATTGCCGACAAGAAGCATGCATCGCTCTCGGGACAGACTTTCAGCCAGAACTTTAATGGAATCGTGGCCGACCTGGGCCAGGCCCTGGCCAACGTGAACGGGCAAAAAGAGACTCAGGAAGTGGTGGAAAGCATGCTCCTGCGCCAGCGCGATTCGTTGATGGGAGTATCCGTCGACGAGGAGATGACCGATCTGATCAAGTATCAGAAGGCTTACCAGGCCTCCGCCAAGATCATTACCACCGTCGACGAGATGATGGAGACGATCATCAACCTGAAACGCTAA
- a CDS encoding flagellar protein FlgN codes for MNEKLNHLIEALREELQQYGAMLSLFERQQDELVRRDTDQILATAAELQTQGATIRMAREQRVHRYVELAESLSLPPDGRFAVLLDALPAQRRGQVQALMDENNRLLKRLQQVSRQNHLVLKHSLDHLTQFIHTLMGAQHQTMVYDGGGGVACPSASGLSLYEAVG; via the coding sequence ATGAACGAGAAGTTGAACCATCTGATTGAAGCGCTGCGCGAAGAGCTGCAGCAGTATGGGGCGATGCTCTCGCTCTTCGAGCGTCAACAGGACGAGTTGGTTCGGCGTGACACCGACCAGATTCTTGCGACGGCGGCGGAATTGCAGACCCAAGGAGCCACGATCCGGATGGCCAGGGAGCAGCGCGTGCATCGATACGTCGAGTTGGCGGAGTCCTTGTCCTTGCCTCCGGATGGACGATTTGCAGTCCTGCTCGACGCACTCCCCGCGCAACGCCGCGGACAGGTTCAGGCCCTGATGGACGAGAATAACCGATTGCTGAAGCGTCTCCAACAGGTCTCTCGACAGAATCATCTGGTGCTCAAGCACTCCCTGGATCATCTCACGCAGTTCATTCACACGTTGATGGGAGCCCAGCACCAGACCATGGTCTACGACGGCGGAGGCGGAGTGGCCTGCCCGTCAGCTTCGGGACTTTCGCTCTATGAAGCGGTCGGATAA